From the genome of Gracilinanus agilis isolate LMUSP501 chromosome 2, AgileGrace, whole genome shotgun sequence, one region includes:
- the B3GNT9 gene encoding UDP-GlcNAc:betaGal beta-1,3-N-acetylglucosaminyltransferase 9, producing MRLRRKADAALTLLLGTALCLLLYSQREPGTPSASLASARDGMVTVPAPPPFPTRPGWGPEVARAFPAAGAALPIYEADTPEPPTPSGPFDFRRYLQAKDKRRFPLLINQPQKCRGLRGGPGPDLLIAVKSVAADFERREVVRKTWGAEGDVSGARVRRIFLLGMPRGAAGLGMQAQENLLRAEGRAYGDILLWAFDDTFFNLTLKEIHFLDWASTFCPEARFVFKGDDDVFVHVENLLEFVATRDPAQDLLAGDVILQARPIRARDSKYYIPEGVYGLGAYPAYAGGGGFVLSGATLRRLAAACAQVELFPIDDVFLGMCLQRLRLPPEPHQAFRTFGIARPSAAPHLRTFDPCFYRELVLVHGLSAADIWLMWQMLHAVPGPDCARVRTAPKPFRWGS from the coding sequence ATGAGGCTGAGGCGGAAGGCGGACGCTGCGCTCACCTTGCTCCTGGGCACGGCGCTCTGTTTGCTCCTTTACTCGCAGAGGGAGCCAGGGACCCCCTCGGCCAGCCTGGCCAGCGCCCGGGATGGGATGGTCACCGTCCCAGCCCCGCCGCCCTTCCCCACGCGCCCTGGCTGGGGGCCAGAGGTGGCGCGCGCCTTCCCAGCAGCCGGGGCAGCGCTCCCTATCTATGAGGCGGATACGCCGGAGCCTCCGACGCCCTCGGGGCCCTTTGACTTCCGGCGCTACCTGCAGGCCAAGGACAAGAGGCGCTTTCCGCTCCTGATCAATCAGCCGCAGAAGTGTAGGGGGCTGCGAGGCGGTCCGGGGCCGGACTTGCTTATTGCGGTCAAGTCGGTGGCCGCTGACTTCGAGCGCAGGGAGGTTGTGCGCAAGACGTGGGGCGCCGAGGGCGACGTAAGCGGGGCGCGGGTGCGCCGGATCTTCCTGCTGGGCATGCCCCGGGGCGCGGCAGGGCTCGGGATGCAGGCCCAGGAGAACTTGCTTCGGGCAGAGGGGCGCGCTTATGGGGACATTCTGCTTTGGGCCTTCGACGACACCTTCTTCAACTTGACCCTGAAGGAGATCCACTTCCTGGACTGGGCGTCCACCTTCTGTCCCGAAGCACGCTTCGTATTCAAGGGCGACGACGACGTCTTTGTGCACGTGGAGAACCTGTTGGAGTTCGTGGCGACGCGGGACCCGGCCCAGGACCTGCTGGCTGGGGACGTGATCCTGCAGGCGCGGCCCATCCGCGCTCGGGACAGCAAATACTACATCCCCGAGGGCGTGTACGGGCTGGGCGCTTATCCGGCCTACGCGGGGGGCGGCGGCTTCGTGCTGTCCGGGGCCACGCTCCGAAGACTGGCGGCCGCCTGCGCCCAGGTGGAGCTCTTCCCCATCGACGACGTCTTCCTGGGCATGTGCCTGCAGCGCCTTCGCCTGCCGCCAGAGCCACACCAGGCCTTCCGCACTTTCGGCATAGCGCGGCCCTCTGCAGCTCCGCACCTGCGCACCTTCGACCCCTGCTTCTACAGGGAGCTCGTGCTGGTGCACGGCCTGTCAGCCGCTGATATCTGGCTCATGTGGCAGATGCTGCACGCCGTGCCGGGGCCCGACTGCGCCCGTGTCCGTACTGCCCCGAAGCCCTTCCGCTGGGGCTCCTAG